Sequence from the Amycolatopsis sp. NBC_00345 genome:
GGGGTAACAAGCCCCGGGCGGGGAAAAGTCCGGGCCCGGTGTGCGAAGACAGTCCGGACCTGCAGGATGGGGGGCATGCGACCGCTGATCACCACCGCCGAGCTCGCCGCCCTGCCCGCGGGGGAGCGCCCGGCCGTGCTGGACGTCCGCTGGCGGCTCGGCGGCCCGCCCGGCGCCGAGTCCTATCGGGACGGACACGTGCCCGGCGCGGTGTTCGTCGACCTGGACACCGCGCTCGCCTCACCGCCCGGCGAGGGCGGACGGCACCCGCTGCCCGATCCGGCCGATCTGCAGCGTGAGCTGCGCAAAGCCGGGGTGAGCTCGGGCCGTCCGGTCGTGGTCTACGACGACGCCGACGGCTCGGTCGCGGCGCGGGCGTGGTGGCTGCTGCGCTGGGCCGGGCACCAGGACGTCGCTGTGCTCGACGGCGGTTACGCAGCGTGGCTCGCCGACGGCCGTGAGGTGACCGCCGACGCCCCGGTCCCTGAACCGGGTGACATCGAGGTAGTGCCGGGCGGCATGCCGGTGCTTTTCGCGGACGAGGCCGCGGCGCTGGCCCGGGAGGGCGTCTTGTTCGACGCTCGGGCGAGGGCGCGTTACGCGGGCGAGACCGAGCCGGTCGACCCGCGCGCCGGCCATATCCCCGGCGCGGTCAA
This genomic interval carries:
- a CDS encoding sulfurtransferase yields the protein MRPLITTAELAALPAGERPAVLDVRWRLGGPPGAESYRDGHVPGAVFVDLDTALASPPGEGGRHPLPDPADLQRELRKAGVSSGRPVVVYDDADGSVAARAWWLLRWAGHQDVAVLDGGYAAWLADGREVTADAPVPEPGDIEVVPGGMPVLFADEAAALAREGVLFDARARARYAGETEPVDPRAGHIPGAVNAPSTEHVGADGRWRTPADLAERFATLGLRDDAPVGAYCGSGVTASSVVLALEVAGHAAPAALYAGSWSHWSRDPGRPAATGNEPG